From a region of the Zingiber officinale cultivar Zhangliang chromosome 10B, Zo_v1.1, whole genome shotgun sequence genome:
- the LOC122030170 gene encoding probable cellulose synthase A catalytic subunit 5 [UDP-forming], whose product MEASAGLVAGSHNRNELVVIRRDGESGPRPLQQLSGQVCQICGDDVGLTVDGDLFVACNECAFPICRTCYEYERREGNQVCPQCKTRFKRLKGCPRVPGDEEEDGVDDLEHEFEWGDDHDSLYMAEAMLHGHMSYGRQGYINNPHVAHPLPQVPLLTNGEMVDDIPPEHHALVPSFTGGGGKRIHPLPFPDPNLPVQPRSMDPSKDLASYGYGSVAWKERMESWKQKQEKLQMTRSHGGDKGWDNNDDESDLPLMDEARQPLSRKLPISSSKINPYRMIILIRLVVAGFFFHYRVTNPAKDAYPLWLISVICEIWFAVSWILDQFPKWLPIERETYLDRLSLRYEKEGQPSQLASIDIFVSTVDPMKEPPLITANTVLSILAVDYPVEKVSCYVSDDGAAMLTFEALSETSEFAKKWVPFCKKFNIEPRAPEWYFQQKIDYLKDKVHPSFIKERRAMKREYEEFKVRINALVAKAQKVPEEGWTMQDGTPWPGNNVRDHPGMIQVFLGQSGGLDIDGNELPRLVYVSREKRPGFNHHKKAGAMNALVRVSSVLTNAPYLLNVDCDHYFNNSKAIREAMCFMMDPLVGKRVCYVQFPQRFDGIDRHDRYANRNIVFFDINMKGLDGIQGPIYVGTGCVFRRQALYGTDAPKKKKPPNRTCNCWPKWCCCSCCCTGGRKKKAAKAKQEKKRFSSKIAENGAPAYALDRIEEGTKGNETEKSNMTAVQKLEKKFGQSPVFVASTLLENGGTLKGATPASLLKEAIHVISCGYEDKTDWGKEIGWIYGSVTEDILTGFKMHCHGWRSIYCVPSLAAFKGSAPLNLSDRLHQVLRWALGSVEIFLSKHCPLWYGYGGGLKWLERMSYINATIYPWTSIPLLAYCTLPAVCLLTGKFITPELSNVASLWFLSLFICIFATGILEMRWSGVGIDDWWRNEQFWVIGGVSSHLFAVFQGLLKVLAGIDTSFTVTSKGGDDEDFSELYTFKWTTLLIPPTTLLIVNFIGVVAGVSNAINNGYESWGPLFGKLFFSFWVIVHLYPFLKGLVGRQNRTPTIVIVWSILLASIFSLLWVRIDPFLPKSDGPLLEECGLDCN is encoded by the exons ATGGAGGCGAGCGCGGGGCTGGTTGCCGGCTCGCACAACAGAAACGAGCTAGTGGTCATCCGGCGCGATGGGGAATCGGGG CCGAGACCGCTGCAACAGCTGAGCGGGCAGGTGTGCCAGATCTGTGGCGACGACGTTGGCCTCACCGTCGACGGCGATCTCTTTGTCGCGTGCAACGAATGCGCCTTTCCTATTTGCAGGACTTGCTACGAATACGAGCGACGGGAAGGCAACCAAGTCTGCCCTCAGTGCAAGACCAGATTCAAGCGGCTCAAAG GATGCCCTCGTGTGCCTGGGGATGAAGAAGAGGATGGTGTTGATGATCTTGAACATGAGTTCGAATGGGGAGATGACCATGACTCACTGTACATGGCAGAAGCAATGTTGCACGGTCACATGAGCTATGGCCGTCAGGGTTACATAAACAACCCTCATGTGGCTCATCCTCTGCCCCAAGTCCCACTACTCACCAATGGCGAGATG GTCGATGACATTCCTCCAGAGCATCATGCTCTTGTTCCTTCTTTCACGGGTGGGGGAGGGAAAAGGATTCACCCTCTACCCTTTCCAGATCCCAATCTTCCAG TGCAACCTAGATCCATGGACCCCTCCAAGGATCTTGCTTCTTATGGATATGGAAGTGTGGCTTGGAAGGAGCGTATGGAGAGTTGGAAGCAAAAACAAGAGAAATTGCAAATGACCAGGAGCCATGGTGGTGATAAAGGCTGGGATAACAACGATGATGAATCTGATTTACCATT AATGGATGAAGCTAGACAACCACTATCCAGAAAACTTCCAATCTCTTCCAGCAAAATAAACCCATACAGAATGATAATCTTAATCCGACTGGTAGTTGCTGGGTTCTTCTTCCATTACCGAGTTACAAACCCTGCAAAAGATGCATATCCATTGTGGCTTATATCCGTCATATGTGAAATCTGGTTTGCTGTTTCTTGGATTCTTGATCAGTTTCCGAAGTGGCTTCCGATTGAAAGGGAAACTTATCTTGACAGATTATCATTGAG GTATGAAAAAGAAGGGCAACCTTCTCAATTAGCTTCAATTGACATATTTGTGAGTACAGTTGATCCAATGAAGGAACCACCTTTAATTACTGCAAACACAGTGCTATCAATCCTTGCTGTGGATTACCCGGTTGAAAAAGTATCTTGCTATGTCTCTGATGATGGTGCTGCTATGCTGACATTTGAAGCATTGTCTGAAACATCTGAGTTTGCTAAAAAATGGGTTCCATTCTGTAAGAAATTCAATATAGAGCCCCGTGCACCAGAGTGGTATTTTCAGCAAAAGATTGATTATCTGAAGGATAAAGTCCATCCTTCTTTTATAAAAGAAAGAAGAGCAATGAAG AGAGAATATGAGGAATTTAAGGTACGAATAAATGCCCTGGTTGCAAAAGCACAAAAGGTACCTGAAGAAGGATGGACGATGCAGGATGGAACACCCTGGCCTGGAAATAATGTGCGTGACCATCCAGGCATGATTCAG GTCTTCCTGGGGCAAAGTGGTGGGCTTGACATTGATGGAAATGAATTGCCACGTTTGGTTTATGTCTCAAGAGAAAAGAGGCCAGGTTTCAACCATCACAAAAAGGCTGGAGCCATGAATGCGTTG GTTCGAGTTTCTTCTGTCCTTACAAATGCACCCTATCTCCTGAATGTTGATTGTGACCATTATTTCAACAATAGCAAGGCAATACGAGAAGCAATGTGTTTCATGATGGATCCACTTGTAGGAAAGCGAGTGTGCTATGTGCAGTTTCCTCAGAGGTTTGATGGTATTGATCGGCATGATCGATATGCTAATCGAAACATTGTCTTTTTTGAT ATCAATATGAAAGGTTTGGATGGGATTCAAGGACCTATTTATGTGGGTACTGGATGTGTTTTTAGAAGACAGGCTCTATATGGAACTGATGCTCCAAAGAAAAAGAAGCCTCCAAATAGAACATGCAATTGCTGGCCTAAATGGTGCTGCTGTAGCTGCTGTTGTACTGgtgggaggaagaagaaagcagcaaaggctaagcaagagaagaaaaggttTAGTTCTAAGATTGCTGAGAATGGAGCACCTGCATATGCTCTTGACAGGATCGAAGAAGGTACCAAAG GAAATGAAACTGAAAAATCTAATATGACAGCGGTGCAGAAGTTAGAAAAGAAATTTGGGCAGTCTCCTGTTTTTGTCGCATCTACTCTCCTAGAGAATGGGGGAACACTTAAAGGTGCTACCCCAGCTTCATTGTTAAAGGAAGCTATCCATGTTATTAGCTGTGGTTATGAAGACAAGACGGACTGGGGAAAAGAG ATTGGATGGATCTATGGTTCAGTAACAGAAGATATATTGACTGGTTTCAAGATGCATTGCCATGGGTGGCGATCTATATATTGTGTGCCATCATTAGCTGCCTTCAAAGGTTCTGCGCCTCTCAATCTCTCTGATCGTCTTCACCAGGTGCTTAGGTGGGCTCTTGGTTCTGTTGAAATTTTCTTGAGCAAGCACTGTCCTCTTTGGTATGGATACGGAGGTGGGCTTAAATGGTTGGAGAGGATGTCATACATTAATGCCACTATCTACCCATGGACTTCAATTCCTCTCTTGGCGTACTGTACCTTGCCTGCTGTTTGCTTGCTTACTGGAAAATTTATCACCCCAGAG CTTTCCAATGTAGCAAGTCTTTGGTTCTTGTCACTTTTCATTTGTATCTTCGCAACTGGCATCCTTGAAATGAGATGGAGCGGTGTCGGCATTGATGACTGGTGGAGAAATGAACAGTTTTGGGTTATTGGAGGTGTTTCCTCGCATCTCTTTGCTGTGTTTCAGGGTCTTCTAAAGGTTCTTGCCGGCATAGATACCAGTTTCACTGTGACATCAAAGGGTGGTGATGATGAAGATTTCTCCGAATTGTACACATTCAAGTGGACAACATTGCTCATCCCTCCTACAACATTGCTTATTGTGAACTTCATCGGCGTTGTAGCTGGTGTCTCCAATGCAATAAATAATGGATATGAATCATGGGGACCTCTATTCGGGAAACTGTTCTTCTCCTTCTGGGTGATCGTTCACCTGTATCCCTTCCTCAAAGGTCTGGTCGGCCGACAAAATCGGACGCCTACAATTGTCATCGTCTGGTCCATTCTCCTTGCATCAATTTTCTCATTGCTATGGGTACGAATAGATCCATTCCTGCCGAAATCAGATGGTCCTCTCTTAGAGGAGTGTGGATTAGATTGCAACTGA